In Opitutaceae bacterium, the following proteins share a genomic window:
- a CDS encoding transposase, with product MTHARKDQSRREVIAGVVAEYERSGLSRRRFCERTGVAVSTLDYWRRQVRDGDRARIVPVKIQATEPALREGRWARFQLSLPNGVRIESGWEFPELALARLPRVAAER from the coding sequence ACATGCGCGGAAGGACCAGAGCAGACGAGAGGTGATCGCGGGAGTAGTGGCCGAGTACGAACGGAGCGGACTAAGCAGGCGCAGATTCTGCGAGCGGACCGGGGTGGCGGTGAGCACCTTGGACTACTGGCGGCGGCAGGTCCGTGATGGAGACCGGGCCAGGATCGTGCCGGTGAAGATCCAGGCGACGGAACCAGCGCTGAGAGAGGGCCGATGGGCAAGATTTCAGTTGAGCCTGCCGAACGGAGTGCGAATCGAAAGCGGGTGGGAGTTTCCCGAGCTGGCTCTGGCCCGATTGCCGCGAGTGGCGGCGGAGCGATAA